Proteins co-encoded in one Candidatus Jidaibacter acanthamoeba genomic window:
- a CDS encoding SIS domain-containing protein — MNIQDINQFKLSDENIARQVIKGEIQGLQDLLSEINQNFTNIIDEIYAITGRVIVSGMGKSGHIARKIAATLASTGTPAIYIHPAEAGHGDLGMITVNDIVILLSNSGETPELAPIIDYCKRFSIKIIGISRKKCSTLSNAAFIPVVLPATPEACDIMAPTTSAVMMMAYGDAIAVALYKRRGFTDSDYRVFHPGGNIGAKLLRLKDLMHKDKEIPLINYNETAFEAILTMTSRRLGCVGVLNEVGLLMGIITDGDLRRNMDLNFKQTKVTMVMTADPITLHEDKLASEALGIMNLKSITVIFIVNDENKPVGVIHIHDLLRAGVV; from the coding sequence GTGAATATCCAAGATATTAATCAATTTAAATTATCTGATGAAAATATAGCCCGCCAAGTGATTAAAGGCGAGATCCAAGGGCTTCAGGATCTATTATCGGAAATTAACCAGAACTTTACTAATATCATTGATGAAATATATGCTATTACCGGTAGAGTAATTGTAAGCGGTATGGGGAAAAGCGGACACATAGCGCGGAAAATTGCTGCAACTCTTGCTTCTACGGGCACGCCTGCAATATATATTCATCCCGCCGAGGCAGGTCATGGCGATCTCGGTATGATAACCGTTAACGATATTGTAATTTTACTTTCTAATTCAGGGGAGACTCCGGAGCTTGCTCCCATCATTGATTATTGTAAACGATTTTCAATAAAAATTATTGGTATCAGCAGAAAGAAATGCTCAACCCTTTCAAATGCCGCCTTTATTCCCGTAGTGCTGCCTGCAACGCCAGAAGCTTGTGATATAATGGCTCCTACTACTTCTGCAGTTATGATGATGGCATACGGTGATGCTATAGCAGTTGCATTATATAAAAGACGAGGTTTTACCGATTCCGATTATAGAGTGTTCCATCCGGGGGGAAACATCGGAGCCAAATTATTAAGGCTCAAAGATTTAATGCATAAGGATAAAGAAATTCCGTTAATTAATTATAATGAAACTGCTTTTGAAGCAATATTAACTATGACAAGCAGGAGGTTAGGATGCGTCGGCGTATTAAATGAAGTCGGCTTACTTATGGGGATTATTACCGATGGGGATCTAAGGAGAAATATGGATTTAAATTTTAAACAAACTAAAGTGACTATGGTAATGACTGCTGATCCTATTACCCTGCATGAGGATAAGTTAGCCTCGGAAGCTTTAGGAATTATGAATTTAAAAAGCATTACAGTAATATTTATAGTAAATGATGAAAATAAACCTGTAGGGGTTATTCATATACATGATCTTTTAAGGGCTGGTGTTGTTTAG
- the lptC gene encoding LPS export ABC transporter periplasmic protein LptC: protein MEKKYSLAVKVLKRMLVVLVAILLFSIMILPSFLKNNDRVKLNSISNEELDTLSSNEMVNPNLHGQDKNGRPYILTAKSGYKTNDNIIKLSDITGKLRIEGEHKYYALSSKNGEYKQNSDLIHLCGDIVLINQGGYTATTQEAVINYKKGSAYTITPIHIEGKDLRLEAGNFEMPSANVLIFKNNVKVLIK from the coding sequence ATGGAAAAAAAATACAGTTTAGCAGTTAAGGTTTTAAAAAGAATGCTGGTAGTTTTAGTGGCTATTCTATTGTTTAGCATCATGATATTACCCTCATTTTTAAAAAATAACGATAGAGTAAAATTAAATAGTATAAGTAATGAAGAATTAGACACTCTTTCTTCTAATGAAATGGTTAATCCGAATTTACACGGCCAGGATAAAAACGGTAGGCCTTATATACTTACGGCAAAAAGCGGTTATAAAACAAATGATAATATAATTAAATTATCCGACATAACAGGTAAGCTTAGAATTGAGGGTGAGCATAAATACTACGCTTTATCTTCTAAAAACGGAGAATATAAGCAAAATTCTGATTTAATACATTTATGTGGTGATATAGTACTTATAAACCAGGGTGGGTATACGGCGACTACTCAGGAAGCGGTAATTAATTATAAGAAAGGAAGTGCTTATACCATAACTCCTATTCATATTGAAGGTAAAGATTTGCGTTTAGAGGCCGGTAATTTTGAGATGCCTTCAGCTAATGTTTTAATATTTAAAAATAATGTAAAAGTTTTGATAAAATAA
- the rlmB gene encoding 23S rRNA (guanosine(2251)-2'-O)-methyltransferase RlmB: MIKTRKNKLNKDYWIYGKHTVLAALANFRRKIYELLITQETYNEIKSTIPCKIAAKIVERYEIDKILGGNQVHQGVILKTNPLEQPNLKDFLNLSKNEISTIVIIDKINDPQNLGAILRSSAAFDADAVIITKENSVRETAVSAKASCGAIENIPLISVTNISDAIKLLKKHEFWIIGMDATGDKGFAKVNSFKKTGIIFGSEGEGLRKLTKENCDFLISIPISNKVESLNLSNAVAISLFELNKKELY, from the coding sequence ATGATAAAAACAAGAAAGAATAAATTAAATAAAGATTATTGGATTTATGGGAAACATACGGTTTTAGCCGCGTTAGCCAATTTTAGAAGAAAGATTTATGAGTTGCTTATAACTCAAGAAACATATAATGAAATAAAATCGACAATCCCCTGCAAAATAGCCGCCAAGATAGTTGAAAGATACGAAATCGACAAAATATTAGGGGGTAATCAAGTGCACCAGGGGGTTATCTTAAAAACAAATCCTCTTGAGCAACCTAATTTAAAAGATTTTTTAAATCTAAGTAAGAATGAAATTTCTACTATTGTTATTATAGATAAAATTAACGACCCGCAAAACTTAGGGGCGATTTTAAGATCAAGTGCAGCTTTCGATGCAGATGCCGTAATTATTACAAAAGAAAACTCAGTAAGAGAAACAGCGGTTTCAGCTAAAGCTTCTTGCGGGGCTATTGAAAATATACCGCTTATATCGGTAACTAATATATCTGATGCTATAAAATTGCTTAAAAAGCATGAATTTTGGATTATCGGAATGGATGCAACCGGAGACAAAGGATTTGCTAAGGTGAATTCTTTTAAGAAAACCGGAATAATTTTCGGTAGTGAAGGGGAAGGGCTAAGAAAGTTAACTAAAGAAAACTGTGATTTTCTGATATCAATACCAATATCAAATAAAGTAGAAAGTCTAAACCTTTCAAATGCCGTTGCTATAAGTTTATTTGAACTTAATAAAAAAGAATTATATTAA
- a CDS encoding sensor histidine kinase, which produces MKAKNLFNLKTFKRNVLNLTKSFSLANLHLHFSVCVVIITVCVSIIFAVLKYKDFQKEKNYYLLEQSYKLNIALYEKISFAENMVKFLAEKIIQSGDYSYSNIAFLLKHQRENFKKDTLAWTLIHYVNPEHYMVVDSIMGVRQQPINLSSTKRSWIEAAFEDPWKLKFSKPDFGLITRQRVLSTALGMQVKNKFIGYLSIAIYLEKISKSLQSVVDKNVSFILLDTEGNFLLASDPAINEQSIKIPEALKYEVFRLKHSNSYLLSKPIKIDNHIFTLKMNTENYPFIFLVGQDTVNYYEQFKQEIIPHIIKNITLGVVFITILLFLSYIVVRPIIELSNAADNISKGANVEIPEYEALELNNLASQLANIQNITKDLRLKQAELTKANENLRNANEFIQSNMSFLSHELRNPISSIIGFAKLLKKKLSDAEDKENREYTEFIYNIAVHQDKQINFFLKLFEFQERGKKLEYKEINLTEVIQSNINMVMHHANKKGVRVILNIASDLPNMIGDDIMIGQMVQNFATNGAKYNKQGGSLEVKAFTRVHNRKKEIVIQFKDTGIGIEEKDLQKLFKKFERIQNDRNVGVMGYGLGLAFAKTCIIAHDGEINVASEPGKGTVFGISFPRARIVEKL; this is translated from the coding sequence ATGAAGGCCAAAAATTTATTTAACCTAAAAACTTTTAAAAGAAATGTATTAAATTTAACCAAGAGCTTCTCCCTTGCTAATCTTCATCTTCATTTCTCCGTATGCGTTGTAATCATAACCGTTTGTGTTTCAATCATTTTCGCAGTGTTAAAATATAAAGATTTTCAAAAAGAAAAAAATTATTATTTATTGGAGCAAAGCTATAAACTAAATATAGCTCTTTATGAAAAAATAAGTTTTGCTGAAAATATGGTTAAATTTTTGGCTGAAAAAATTATCCAAAGCGGTGATTACTCATATTCAAATATAGCTTTTTTACTAAAGCATCAAAGGGAAAATTTTAAGAAAGATACATTAGCATGGACATTAATTCATTATGTAAATCCTGAGCATTACATGGTGGTTGATAGTATAATGGGGGTAAGGCAGCAACCGATAAATTTAAGTTCAACGAAACGCTCTTGGATTGAAGCGGCATTTGAAGATCCATGGAAATTAAAATTTTCTAAGCCGGATTTCGGTTTAATTACTAGGCAAAGGGTGCTTTCCACAGCACTGGGAATGCAGGTTAAAAATAAATTTATAGGATATTTATCTATTGCAATTTATCTTGAAAAAATTTCAAAATCGTTGCAGTCGGTAGTTGATAAAAATGTCAGTTTCATTTTATTAGATACGGAAGGAAATTTTTTACTTGCATCAGACCCTGCTATTAATGAACAAAGTATTAAAATACCTGAAGCATTAAAGTACGAAGTTTTTAGGTTAAAACATTCAAATTCTTATCTTCTATCAAAACCTATCAAAATAGATAATCATATTTTTACCCTAAAAATGAATACGGAAAATTATCCTTTTATATTCTTAGTCGGTCAAGATACCGTAAATTATTATGAACAATTTAAGCAGGAAATAATTCCTCATATTATTAAAAATATAACCCTAGGGGTTGTTTTTATAACTATCTTGTTATTCCTGTCCTATATAGTTGTAAGGCCAATAATTGAACTAAGTAATGCCGCCGATAACATCAGTAAAGGGGCAAATGTAGAAATTCCTGAATATGAAGCCTTGGAATTAAATAACCTTGCTTCTCAGCTTGCGAATATTCAGAATATTACTAAGGATTTAAGGCTTAAACAAGCTGAGCTTACTAAAGCGAATGAAAACCTTCGTAATGCAAACGAATTTATTCAAAGTAATATGTCATTCTTAAGCCATGAATTAAGGAACCCGATTTCAAGTATAATAGGTTTTGCTAAGCTTTTAAAAAAGAAATTAAGCGATGCAGAGGATAAAGAGAATAGGGAATATACAGAATTTATTTATAATATCGCCGTACATCAGGATAAGCAAATAAATTTCTTCTTAAAGTTATTTGAATTTCAGGAGAGAGGGAAGAAACTTGAATATAAGGAAATTAACTTAACCGAAGTAATTCAAAGCAATATCAACATGGTTATGCACCATGCAAATAAGAAAGGAGTAAGAGTAATTTTAAATATAGCCTCCGATCTGCCTAATATGATAGGTGATGATATAATGATAGGGCAAATGGTACAGAATTTTGCAACAAACGGAGCTAAGTATAACAAGCAGGGCGGAAGTTTGGAAGTTAAGGCCTTTACTAGAGTTCATAATCGTAAGAAGGAAATTGTAATTCAATTTAAAGATACCGGAATTGGCATTGAAGAGAAAGATTTGCAAAAATTATTTAAAAAATTTGAGCGGATTCAGAATGATAGAAATGTAGGAGTTATGGGTTACGGATTAGGATTAGCATTTGCTAAAACTTGTATTATTGCTCACGACGGAGAAATTAATGTGGCAAGTGAGCCGGGTAAGGGAACTGTATTTGGTATATCTTTTCCTAGAGCGCGTATTGTTGAAAAATTATAG